AAGTAAAGCGGTTTTTTAGCTGCTTTTTTTTGTTTTAAAATTTAATCAGGCTCCTAAAGAAGTTTTTATTGAAGTACTTTTCGAGCGGATAAATTTTCATGAAATAATTTCCTGTTCCAATAATGGCCAGGACCACTGCGGGTTTGTATATCATGTTCACAAAGGCATTTTTGCTTTCGGGCAAAATGATTGAAAGGGTAATTCCCAGGCAGCACAGTATTGTAGTGTAAACCATTTCCATAGAAAGAGGCAAAACTTTGAATTTCCAATAATTAAAGGCAATCTTTACAATATTAAAAAGTGTCAGCGAAACTGCAGTCGCCATAGCCACGCCAACAATTCCGAAATCTGTGTTTTTGATAAAATAGATATTCAGAACTATGGTGGTTACTGCCAGAAAGAGCATCACGACGATATTGAACCTGTAATACTTGGAAAGTGAAATAATATGACCGTTGAAGCCAGTGGCCAAATCAAAGAGCATCGCTGAGCCTAAAATCCAAACTACAGGAGAGGCCAGCCGAAGCTGTTCACCATTCTTTATAAAATGCGTTAAATAAGGAAAGCCGATTAAAATACATGAAAACAGAACTGCGCCCAGGAAGAAAAGTGTTAGCGAAGTTTTTTTATGAAACCGGTCGAGTTCTTCAAAGTTATTTTCATAAATAGACTGATAGATGATTGGTGCAGAAATATTAAAGAGCCCCATTTGTGGAATCATGATGAAGGAAAGAACAGAAAGGAGAATGCCGTAGGCGCCATTCTCCTCAAAAGAAAGGAATTCGCCTATCATAAAATTATCGACACGGAAGGCGATATAATTTCCAATGTTTCCCAAAAATCCGAAGAAACTGTAACTCAAAACCTCACGCCATAAATTATTTTTTTTAATGTAATCAGTAGTAAAATCAGGCTTTATTTTCTCCAGCTTGTTGGCATAAAAAATATATCCGAGAAAAGCTGTAAAAAACATTGCAAAGAAAAAAGCATAGGATGTTTTCTCAGTTGCGCCCATCCAAAAAAACAGGACGAAAGCGCCTAAATTAGCAATCTT
The sequence above is a segment of the Chryseobacterium taklimakanense genome. Coding sequences within it:
- a CDS encoding lipopolysaccharide biosynthesis protein, with protein sequence MSVVARQGFKYSLIGYFGFLLGTISSVFIFPFDMEFYGKLRYVLPTAEMLLPIVVFGLSFSNVKFFLQSQKDGKHQNFLSLSLVGVIINFIIFLGLFFAFFYFFPSFKAWQIWEMKGLILPLILILALSAVLNKYISNFKRIVVPNIFENIFPKIANLGAFVLFFWMGATEKTSYAFFFAMFFTAFLGYIFYANKLEKIKPDFTTDYIKKNNLWREVLSYSFFGFLGNIGNYIAFRVDNFMIGEFLSFEENGAYGILLSVLSFIMIPQMGLFNISAPIIYQSIYENNFEELDRFHKKTSLTLFFLGAVLFSCILIGFPYLTHFIKNGEQLRLASPVVWILGSAMLFDLATGFNGHIISLSKYYRFNIVVMLFLAVTTIVLNIYFIKNTDFGIVGVAMATAVSLTLFNIVKIAFNYWKFKVLPLSMEMVYTTILCCLGITLSIILPESKNAFVNMIYKPAVVLAIIGTGNYFMKIYPLEKYFNKNFFRSLIKF